The Microbacterium horticulturae genome has a window encoding:
- a CDS encoding FAD-dependent monooxygenase has protein sequence MQYYRDGYRPGDPDLQPAAPEAASRTADIPSDVDVLIVGTGPAGTVLAAQLSAFPDITTRIVERRDAPLALGHADGVACRTVEMFEAFGLADELMREAYWVNEVRFWGPSDDDRSKIVRTGWVQDTPDGLSEFPHVIVNQARMQHFLLQHAARSASRLEAEYGVSFVTLTVGSGDDHPVEVVLQRGDEQFTVRANYVVGCDGARSRVRSAIGRELAGDAANHAWGVMDVLATTDFPDWRTKNVVQSAGKGSLLMIPREGGNMVRCYVDLGEIPAGDSTIRATTAEQLTATANAILHPYAIDVKQVAWSSVYEVGQRLTDRFDDVEDDDGRTPRVFIAGDACHTHSAKAGQGMNVSMQDAFNLGWKLAAVLQGRSAPALLHTYSGERQTVAKDLIDFDRFWSDFIAQPSVDPEHPERGGVTAAQMQAEFARQGRYTAGLATRYEPSSLTGTDEHQALASGFEIGTRFHSSPAVRVADASRGELGHVHRADGRWRLYAFGDEGGRRLRSLAQWLTDAADAPTARFTSADADVDSVIDVRAVLRTDHHDVELGALPEILLPRTGPLGLQDWEKVWATGEDADIFAARGIAPEGAIVIVRPDQYVAHVLPLEAREELTAFFGGFLLEAAR, from the coding sequence ATGCAGTACTACCGCGACGGGTATCGGCCCGGGGACCCCGACCTGCAGCCCGCGGCGCCGGAAGCGGCATCCCGCACCGCCGACATCCCCTCCGACGTCGACGTCCTCATCGTCGGCACGGGCCCCGCCGGCACGGTGCTGGCGGCTCAGCTGTCGGCCTTCCCCGACATCACCACCCGCATCGTCGAGCGCCGCGATGCGCCTCTCGCCCTCGGCCACGCCGACGGCGTCGCATGCCGCACGGTCGAGATGTTCGAGGCGTTCGGTCTGGCCGACGAACTGATGCGCGAGGCGTACTGGGTGAACGAGGTGCGCTTCTGGGGTCCGAGCGACGACGATCGCTCGAAGATCGTGCGCACCGGTTGGGTGCAGGACACCCCCGACGGGCTCAGCGAGTTTCCGCACGTCATCGTCAACCAGGCGCGCATGCAGCACTTCCTGCTGCAGCACGCCGCGCGCTCGGCGAGCCGCCTCGAGGCGGAGTACGGCGTCTCCTTCGTGACCCTGACGGTCGGCAGCGGCGACGATCACCCGGTCGAGGTCGTGCTGCAGCGCGGCGACGAGCAGTTCACCGTGCGGGCGAACTACGTGGTCGGGTGCGACGGGGCGCGCAGCAGAGTGCGCAGCGCGATCGGACGGGAACTGGCGGGGGATGCCGCGAACCACGCGTGGGGAGTGATGGACGTGCTCGCGACCACCGACTTTCCCGACTGGCGCACCAAGAACGTCGTGCAGTCGGCCGGCAAGGGCAGCCTGCTGATGATCCCGCGCGAGGGCGGCAACATGGTGCGCTGCTACGTGGATCTGGGCGAGATTCCGGCCGGCGACAGCACGATCCGCGCCACCACCGCCGAGCAGCTCACCGCGACCGCGAACGCGATCCTGCATCCCTATGCGATCGACGTGAAGCAGGTCGCCTGGTCGAGCGTCTACGAGGTCGGGCAGCGCCTGACCGACCGGTTCGATGATGTCGAGGATGACGACGGTCGCACCCCGCGCGTGTTCATCGCGGGCGATGCGTGCCACACTCACTCGGCGAAGGCCGGTCAGGGCATGAATGTGTCGATGCAAGACGCGTTCAACCTCGGTTGGAAGCTCGCCGCCGTGCTGCAGGGTCGCTCGGCACCCGCGCTGCTGCACACCTACTCGGGCGAACGGCAGACGGTCGCGAAGGACCTCATCGACTTCGACCGCTTCTGGTCAGACTTCATCGCTCAGCCGAGCGTCGACCCCGAGCATCCCGAACGCGGCGGTGTCACCGCGGCGCAGATGCAGGCCGAATTCGCCCGGCAGGGGCGGTACACCGCGGGGCTCGCGACGAGGTACGAGCCGTCGTCGCTCACCGGAACCGACGAGCACCAGGCTCTGGCATCCGGGTTCGAAATCGGCACCCGCTTCCACTCGTCACCGGCCGTCCGCGTCGCCGACGCCTCTCGTGGCGAACTCGGCCACGTGCACCGCGCCGACGGACGCTGGCGCCTCTACGCGTTCGGCGACGAGGGCGGCCGGCGTCTGAGGTCGCTGGCGCAGTGGCTGACGGATGCCGCAGACGCCCCGACTGCGCGGTTCACCTCGGCGGATGCCGACGTCGACAGCGTGATCGACGTGCGTGCGGTGCTCCGCACGGACCATCACGACGTCGAGCTGGGCGCTCTGCCCGAGATCCTGCTGCCGCGGACCGGGCCATTGGGTCTACAGGACTGGGAGAAGGTCTGGGCCACCGGCGAGGACGCCGACATCTTCGCGGCGCGCGGTATCGCGCCCGAAGGTGCCATCGTCATCGTGCGCCCCGACCAGTACGTCGCGCACGTGCTGCCGCTGGAAGCACGCGAAGAGCTCACGGCGTTCTTCGGCGGATTCCTGCTCGAGGCCGCGCGATGA
- a CDS encoding MarR family winged helix-turn-helix transcriptional regulator, which produces MGETTQTTRSPLWATTVGSDPAFLLARANALSLADATASLSPLGLKVRSYSVLALAAADARPTQRELSEFLRLDPSQIVSVLDDLERRGWVRREPDPRDRRVNVVVATDAGREACARARSAVEDAQRAHFAVLDAEEAEMFTALLRRLAGAGE; this is translated from the coding sequence ATGGGCGAGACGACGCAGACGACGAGGTCGCCGCTGTGGGCGACCACGGTCGGCAGCGACCCGGCGTTCCTGCTGGCGCGGGCCAACGCGCTCTCGCTCGCCGACGCGACCGCCTCCCTCTCTCCGCTCGGGCTCAAGGTGCGCTCGTACTCGGTGCTCGCGCTCGCCGCCGCCGATGCGCGGCCCACGCAGCGCGAGCTCAGTGAGTTCTTGCGGCTCGATCCCAGTCAGATCGTGAGTGTGCTCGACGACCTCGAGCGCCGCGGATGGGTGCGCCGCGAACCCGACCCGCGCGACCGGCGGGTCAACGTCGTGGTTGCGACCGACGCCGGCCGCGAGGCGTGCGCGCGGGCGCGTTCGGCGGTCGAGGATGCGCAGCGCGCACATTTCGCCGTGCTCGACGCTGAAGAGGCTGAGATGTTCACGGCGCTGCTGCGGCGCCTCGCCGGCGCGGGGGAGTAG
- a CDS encoding MarR family winged helix-turn-helix transcriptional regulator: MSEPVDVLDVEPQRHLGYLIRRAQQRHVATWARVASTETTSVQYAILAVLDRCGEASQRELCDEVDLDRSTVADLLARMERRGLVTRQRAAGDARRNVVTLSVAGLAERRRLRPLVEQVQQELAAGMTGEEVAALEAALRALLSAGA, encoded by the coding sequence ATGAGCGAGCCGGTCGACGTGCTCGATGTCGAACCGCAGCGCCACCTGGGGTATCTGATCCGCCGGGCGCAGCAGCGGCACGTCGCGACCTGGGCGCGGGTCGCCTCGACCGAGACGACGAGCGTGCAGTATGCGATTCTCGCGGTGCTCGACCGGTGCGGCGAGGCGAGCCAGCGGGAGCTGTGCGACGAGGTCGACCTCGACCGGTCGACGGTGGCCGATCTGCTCGCCCGCATGGAGCGGCGCGGCTTGGTCACGCGGCAGCGGGCCGCGGGCGACGCGCGGCGCAATGTCGTGACGCTGTCCGTTGCTGGTCTCGCCGAGCGCCGTCGCCTGCGCCCGCTCGTCGAGCAGGTGCAGCAAGAACTGGCTGCCGGTATGACGGGCGAAGAGGTCGCGGCGCTCGAGGCCGCGCTGCGCGCGTTGCTGTCGGCGGGTGCTTGA
- a CDS encoding 4-hydroxybenzoate 3-monooxygenase gives MTTTVQTRVAIVGAGPAGLLLAQLLRNAGIDSIVVDSRSRDDIEQTIRAGILEEGTVQALVAAGVDTHAHQVGMRHDGIELRFDGVGHRIDFADLVGRGVWLYPQHLVLQDLLATLVPAGADIRFEHTAVRVDDVTGDRPRVVVTDAEGAETEIAAEIVIGADGSHSVVRKAMSGPRAGLYREYPFAWFGILCEAPPSAPELIYSNSPNGFALISQRSDTVQRMYFQCDPDVDPEAYTQEQLWETLQSRVPGTTLHEGPIFQCDVLQFRSFVARELRRDRIVLVGDAAHTVPPTGAKGMNLAIADVLLLAGALRAFLLENDARLLDGYEETALHRIWKAQNFSWWMTSMLHQMPDASDFDRMRQLGELRSVTDSHAGRTYLAEAYTGWPMEPIGR, from the coding sequence ATGACCACCACCGTCCAGACCCGGGTCGCCATCGTCGGAGCCGGGCCCGCCGGGCTGCTGCTCGCGCAGTTGCTGCGCAACGCCGGCATCGACTCGATCGTCGTCGACAGCCGCTCGCGCGATGACATCGAGCAGACCATTCGCGCCGGCATCCTCGAAGAGGGCACCGTCCAGGCTCTCGTGGCCGCCGGGGTCGACACGCACGCGCACCAGGTGGGCATGCGCCACGACGGCATCGAGCTGCGCTTCGACGGCGTCGGGCACCGCATCGACTTCGCCGACCTCGTCGGTCGGGGCGTATGGCTGTACCCCCAACACCTCGTGCTGCAGGATCTGCTGGCCACCCTCGTCCCGGCTGGTGCCGACATCCGCTTCGAGCACACGGCGGTGCGCGTCGACGATGTGACGGGCGACCGCCCGCGCGTGGTCGTGACCGACGCCGAGGGCGCCGAGACCGAGATCGCCGCCGAGATCGTGATCGGCGCCGACGGCTCGCACTCGGTCGTGCGCAAGGCCATGTCCGGGCCGCGCGCCGGCCTGTACCGGGAGTACCCGTTCGCGTGGTTCGGCATTCTCTGCGAGGCGCCCCCGAGCGCCCCCGAGCTCATCTACAGCAACTCGCCCAACGGCTTCGCGCTGATCAGCCAGCGCAGCGACACCGTACAGCGCATGTACTTTCAGTGCGACCCCGACGTCGACCCCGAGGCCTACACACAGGAGCAGCTATGGGAGACCCTCCAGTCGCGCGTGCCGGGCACGACGCTGCACGAGGGGCCGATCTTCCAGTGCGACGTGCTGCAGTTCCGCAGCTTCGTCGCGCGTGAGCTGCGTCGCGATCGCATCGTGCTGGTGGGGGATGCTGCGCACACCGTGCCCCCGACAGGCGCGAAGGGCATGAACCTGGCGATCGCCGACGTGCTGCTGCTGGCCGGCGCCCTGCGGGCGTTCCTGCTCGAGAACGACGCGCGACTGCTCGACGGGTACGAAGAGACGGCCCTGCACCGCATCTGGAAGGCGCAGAACTTCTCGTGGTGGATGACGAGCATGCTGCACCAGATGCCCGATGCGTCGGACTTCGACCGGATGCGGCAGCTCGGCGAGCTGCGCAGCGTCACCGACTCGCACGCCGGGCGCACCTACCTCGCCGAGGCGTACACGGGCTGGCCGATGGAGCCGATCGGTCGTTGA
- a CDS encoding IclR family transcriptional regulator, with translation MPDDGMLTRIMRVLSCFSADEPAVGAGEIAVRSGIPISTVHRLLADLVAEGLLARAPGRTYTIGARLWELGELSPLSLRLRETALPHMARLYEATGENVHLAVLDGVTPEASVALYVGRVTGSGSIPTLSRMGGRQPLHTTGVGKALLSTRDAVWLERYFRIPLQRETTQSIVDEQRLRSELRRAQLRGYATTREEMTLGNVSVAAPVSHVQGLPSIAIGVVVHLDRADERRLAPMVVQAARDLHHDLRSSH, from the coding sequence ATGCCGGACGACGGAATGCTCACGCGCATCATGCGCGTGCTGTCATGCTTCTCGGCCGATGAACCGGCCGTCGGTGCCGGCGAAATCGCCGTGCGCAGCGGCATCCCGATCTCCACGGTGCACCGGCTGCTCGCCGACCTCGTCGCGGAGGGGCTGCTCGCTCGCGCACCCGGCCGCACCTATACGATCGGCGCGCGGCTCTGGGAACTCGGCGAGCTCTCGCCGCTGTCGTTGCGTCTGCGCGAGACCGCGCTGCCGCACATGGCGCGGCTCTACGAGGCGACCGGCGAGAACGTCCACCTCGCGGTGCTCGACGGGGTGACTCCCGAGGCGTCGGTCGCGCTGTACGTCGGGCGGGTCACCGGTTCGGGCTCCATCCCGACCCTGAGCCGCATGGGCGGGCGCCAGCCCCTGCACACGACCGGCGTGGGCAAGGCGCTGCTGTCCACCCGCGACGCGGTCTGGCTCGAGCGATACTTCCGAATTCCTCTGCAGCGCGAGACGACCCAGTCGATCGTCGACGAGCAGCGGCTGCGCAGCGAGCTGCGGCGCGCGCAACTGCGCGGCTACGCGACCACGCGCGAGGAGATGACTCTCGGCAACGTGTCGGTCGCCGCCCCCGTCTCGCATGTGCAGGGGCTGCCGTCGATCGCGATCGGCGTCGTCGTGCATCTCGACCGCGCCGACGAGCGCCGACTTGCACCGATGGTCGTGCAAGCCGCTCGTGACCTGCACCATGACCTGCGATCCTCTCACTGA
- a CDS encoding CynX/NimT family MFS transporter, producing the protein MPDRPAASRSLPVLIVVIVLSAAMLRGPILSVAPVARTIGADLSVGAGVIGLLTTIPVLCFAVCAPLAIAIIRRAGADVALSLTLGGVVLGSILRSVDGIAMAMVGTAVLGAFVTIGNVVLPIIIAREFSARRAHTMTGVYTAALNVGTMTVTLGTAPLSDVVGWRWAIASWSVFALIALVVWVGLRGVRAAFAPRPGPRRDADAPRVSVLRHGPTWLLAAAFCGQAFAFYAITAWLPTLLGDQGFSSSAAGAIAALFQVGGMIGSLLLPVVTLRSSILIGVLCVGIGWLTVPLGFLFAPGLWLAWCVIGGLAQGGGVTIVFIMINAFGDDEHTTAGRSGIVQGLGYAVAASGPLLLGALHEATGAWTVPLLVELVAVLLFLFPGLAVARHLRTPARGSAR; encoded by the coding sequence ATGCCTGACCGCCCCGCAGCATCCCGCTCCCTCCCGGTGCTCATCGTCGTGATCGTGCTGTCGGCGGCGATGCTGCGCGGCCCGATCCTCTCGGTCGCGCCCGTCGCGCGCACGATCGGCGCCGATCTGAGCGTCGGCGCCGGCGTCATCGGGCTGCTGACGACGATCCCCGTGCTCTGCTTCGCCGTGTGCGCGCCGCTGGCGATCGCGATCATCCGACGGGCGGGGGCGGATGTCGCGCTGTCGCTGACCCTCGGCGGAGTCGTGCTGGGCAGCATCCTGCGATCCGTCGACGGCATCGCGATGGCCATGGTCGGCACGGCTGTGCTGGGCGCGTTCGTCACGATCGGCAACGTCGTGCTGCCGATCATCATCGCGCGTGAGTTCAGCGCGCGGCGCGCGCACACGATGACCGGCGTCTACACGGCCGCGCTCAACGTCGGCACGATGACGGTGACGCTCGGTACCGCGCCGCTGTCGGATGTGGTCGGATGGCGCTGGGCCATCGCCTCGTGGTCGGTGTTCGCGCTCATCGCGCTCGTGGTCTGGGTCGGTCTGCGCGGCGTACGTGCGGCCTTCGCCCCGAGGCCAGGCCCCCGTCGTGACGCCGACGCGCCGCGCGTCTCGGTGCTGCGGCATGGACCGACCTGGCTGCTGGCGGCCGCCTTCTGCGGGCAGGCGTTCGCGTTCTACGCGATCACGGCGTGGCTGCCGACGCTGCTGGGCGACCAGGGCTTCAGCAGCAGCGCCGCCGGCGCGATCGCGGCGCTGTTCCAGGTCGGCGGCATGATCGGCAGCCTGCTCCTGCCCGTCGTGACACTGCGCTCGTCGATCCTCATCGGCGTCCTCTGCGTCGGCATCGGGTGGCTGACCGTGCCCCTCGGCTTTCTGTTCGCGCCCGGACTGTGGCTGGCGTGGTGCGTGATCGGCGGTCTCGCCCAGGGCGGGGGCGTGACGATCGTCTTCATCATGATCAATGCGTTCGGCGACGACGAGCACACCACCGCCGGGCGCTCGGGCATCGTGCAGGGGCTGGGCTACGCGGTCGCAGCGTCGGGTCCGCTGCTGCTGGGCGCGCTGCACGAGGCGACCGGCGCATGGACCGTGCCGCTGCTCGTCGAGCTCGTGGCCGTGCTGCTGTTCCTCTTTCCGGGTCTTGCCGTCGCGCGGCATCTGCGCACGCCGGCGCGCGGTTCCGCCCGGTGA
- a CDS encoding IclR family transcriptional regulator, protein MANSPTGDSVTERLLRVLETFTPTRTVQSAAEIGRRAGLPSSTVHRFIGELVETGLLERDEDRRIRVGMRLWELATRSSAALRLRQAAMPAMERVQAAVGEHTQLAILEQDEALFLERLSSRDATSNITRIAGRLPLHASSSGLVLLAYAPPDLQERVLAGPLHGLTRATITDPTALRRKLAEVRRLGHAVAPGSIEDVATGLAVPVRDAAGRCVAALSVVVARDAAVEAPLAALHRAARDIHSTLGA, encoded by the coding sequence ATGGCCAACTCCCCCACCGGCGACTCGGTCACCGAGCGGCTGCTGCGGGTGCTCGAGACCTTCACGCCGACGCGCACGGTGCAGAGCGCCGCCGAGATCGGGCGGCGCGCGGGTCTGCCCTCATCCACCGTGCACCGCTTCATCGGTGAACTCGTCGAGACAGGCCTGCTCGAGCGCGATGAAGACCGGCGCATCCGCGTCGGCATGCGCCTGTGGGAGCTCGCGACGCGCTCCTCCGCCGCACTGCGTCTGCGCCAGGCGGCGATGCCCGCGATGGAGCGCGTGCAGGCAGCCGTCGGCGAGCACACCCAGCTGGCGATCCTCGAGCAGGACGAGGCCCTCTTCCTCGAGCGGCTGTCGAGCCGCGATGCCACCTCCAACATCACCCGCATCGCCGGGCGCCTTCCCCTGCACGCGTCGAGTTCGGGACTCGTCCTGCTCGCGTACGCACCGCCGGACCTGCAGGAACGGGTGCTGGCCGGACCCCTGCACGGGCTGACCCGCGCCACCATCACCGATCCGACGGCTCTGCGCCGCAAGCTCGCCGAGGTGCGCCGGCTCGGGCATGCCGTGGCCCCCGGATCCATCGAAGATGTCGCGACGGGTCTGGCCGTGCCGGTTCGGGATGCCGCGGGCCGGTGCGTCGCGGCACTGTCGGTGGTGGTCGCGCGCGATGCGGCGGTCGAGGCGCCGCTTGCCGCGCTGCATCGCGCGGCCCGCGACATCCACTCCACTCTCGGGGCCTGA
- a CDS encoding M3 family metallopeptidase — MTTPEPLTLPAPADTLDWIRSRCDGQLDRARELVTQLRADRPTDALAVLNAWNDIEIAVSNAAAAASVSSQTNPHEAVRDAADEAEQRIDAFHTELALDRELFEIVSAVDGSGLDADASRLLERVLRDFRRAGVDRDEATRSRLRELAQEELQASQEFSRNIRAGVRTIRVRPEELAGMPSDWMAAHEPDDDGLIAVSTDYPDSVPLATYCSVASTRRSMTHERQNIAWPENDAVLHRLLTLRAEHARLLGYANWADYDAEVKMIGDGRAIGTFIDRIADAAADAAQRDKRVLLQRLQQDVPGATDIDTADVPYYSELVRKEQFAVDAQLTRTFFAFEKVRQGLLDVTGRLFGLSWQRVDASTWHEDVASYDVLRDGERIGRIHLDLHPREGKYKHAAQFDLVSGVRGRQLPEGVLVCNFGTGLMEHSQVVTLFHEFGHLIHHVLGGDQQWVRFSGVATEWDFVEAPSQMLEEWAWDAAVLATFATNEAGEVIPADLVERMRTADDFGKGFHARTQMFYAALSLRIHEQVPDDLTTTVRETQAQYSVFPYIDDTHFHCAFGHLDGYSSGYYTYMWSLVIAKDMFSAFDRADLFAPDVASRYRDRVLARGGSGDAADLVADFLGRPYTFDAYAAWLAE; from the coding sequence GTGACGACTCCCGAACCGCTGACGCTTCCCGCCCCTGCTGACACCCTCGACTGGATCCGCTCCCGGTGCGACGGCCAGCTCGACCGGGCCCGCGAGCTCGTCACACAGCTGCGCGCCGACCGGCCGACCGACGCGCTCGCCGTGCTGAACGCCTGGAACGACATCGAGATCGCCGTATCGAACGCGGCGGCCGCGGCGTCCGTCTCCTCCCAGACCAATCCTCACGAGGCGGTTCGGGATGCCGCAGACGAGGCCGAGCAACGCATCGATGCCTTCCACACCGAGCTGGCGCTCGACCGCGAGCTGTTCGAGATCGTCAGCGCGGTCGACGGGTCGGGGCTCGACGCCGACGCGTCGCGGCTGCTCGAGCGGGTGCTGCGCGACTTCCGCCGCGCAGGCGTCGACCGAGACGAGGCCACGCGCTCGCGCCTGCGCGAGCTTGCGCAGGAAGAGCTGCAGGCCAGTCAGGAGTTCAGCCGCAACATCCGTGCGGGCGTGCGCACGATCCGGGTGCGGCCCGAAGAGCTGGCCGGCATGCCCAGCGACTGGATGGCGGCGCACGAACCCGACGACGACGGACTCATCGCCGTCTCGACCGACTATCCCGACTCGGTGCCGTTGGCGACGTACTGCTCCGTGGCATCCACTCGCCGTTCCATGACTCACGAGCGCCAGAACATCGCCTGGCCCGAGAACGATGCCGTGCTGCACCGCCTGCTCACGCTGCGCGCCGAGCACGCGCGGCTGCTCGGCTACGCTAACTGGGCCGACTACGACGCCGAGGTCAAGATGATCGGCGACGGCCGGGCGATCGGCACATTCATCGACAGGATCGCGGATGCCGCCGCCGACGCCGCGCAGCGCGACAAGAGGGTTCTGCTGCAGCGTTTGCAGCAAGACGTGCCGGGCGCGACCGACATCGACACGGCCGATGTGCCCTACTACTCCGAGCTCGTCCGCAAGGAGCAGTTCGCCGTCGATGCGCAGCTGACGCGCACGTTCTTCGCGTTCGAGAAGGTGCGTCAGGGACTGCTCGATGTCACCGGGCGCCTGTTCGGCCTGAGCTGGCAGCGCGTGGACGCGTCGACCTGGCACGAAGACGTCGCCTCGTACGACGTGCTGCGCGACGGCGAGCGGATCGGGCGTATCCACCTCGACCTGCACCCGCGCGAGGGCAAGTACAAGCACGCCGCGCAGTTCGACCTGGTCTCAGGAGTGCGCGGTCGCCAGCTGCCCGAGGGCGTGCTTGTGTGCAACTTCGGCACCGGGCTCATGGAGCACAGTCAGGTCGTCACGCTCTTCCACGAGTTCGGGCACCTCATTCACCACGTGCTCGGAGGTGACCAGCAGTGGGTGCGCTTCTCAGGCGTCGCCACCGAGTGGGACTTCGTCGAGGCCCCGAGCCAGATGCTCGAAGAATGGGCGTGGGATGCCGCGGTCCTGGCGACTTTCGCGACGAACGAGGCCGGTGAGGTCATCCCCGCCGACCTGGTCGAGCGCATGCGCACGGCCGACGACTTCGGCAAGGGCTTCCACGCGCGCACGCAGATGTTCTACGCGGCGCTGTCGCTGCGCATCCACGAGCAGGTGCCCGACGATCTGACCACGACCGTGCGCGAGACGCAGGCGCAGTACTCGGTGTTCCCGTACATCGACGACACGCATTTCCACTGCGCGTTCGGTCATCTCGATGGATACAGCTCGGGCTACTACACCTACATGTGGTCGCTCGTGATCGCGAAGGACATGTTCAGCGCCTTCGACCGCGCCGACCTGTTCGCGCCGGACGTGGCGTCGCGCTACCGCGACCGCGTTCTCGCCCGCGGCGGATCGGGAGATGCCGCCGACCTCGTCGCCGACTTCCTCGGTCGCCCTTACACCTTCGACGCCTACGCGGCCTGGCTGGCGGAGTAG
- a CDS encoding amidohydrolase family protein — protein sequence MTRYAPTIDVDGIDAIDTHVHIEVDAHGHSSMPAELSEAASKYFSTSGPRPDLDSIAQYYRERKTAAVVFTVDAQTQLHHAPVDSADIAAGAARNSDILIPYGSVDPRRPDALDRIRRLVDDSGVRGFKFHPTVQGFDPSDEQFYPLYAAISEAGVPALFHTGQTGIGAGMPGGYGFRLALSNPMLLDGVAADFPDLQIIMAHPSVPWQDEAISVATHKHNTWIDLSGWSPKYFPAELVRAANSFLRERVLFGSDFPLITPDRWIADAEKAALFKPEVLPGIMKANAVRLLELGG from the coding sequence ATGACCCGCTACGCACCCACAATCGACGTCGACGGCATCGATGCGATCGACACGCACGTGCACATCGAGGTCGATGCGCACGGCCACTCGTCGATGCCGGCCGAGCTGAGCGAGGCGGCGTCGAAGTACTTCAGCACGAGTGGGCCGCGTCCCGACCTCGACTCGATCGCCCAGTACTACCGCGAGCGCAAGACGGCGGCGGTCGTGTTCACCGTCGACGCCCAGACGCAACTGCACCATGCGCCGGTCGACAGCGCCGACATCGCCGCGGGCGCCGCTCGCAACAGCGACATCCTCATCCCCTACGGCTCGGTCGACCCGCGCCGCCCGGATGCCCTCGACCGCATCCGGCGGCTGGTCGACGACAGCGGCGTGCGCGGCTTCAAGTTCCACCCGACGGTGCAGGGCTTCGACCCGAGCGACGAACAGTTCTATCCGCTGTACGCGGCGATCTCCGAGGCCGGCGTTCCTGCACTGTTCCACACCGGGCAGACCGGGATCGGGGCCGGGATGCCGGGGGGCTACGGCTTTCGCCTCGCGCTGTCGAACCCCATGCTGCTCGACGGCGTCGCCGCCGACTTTCCCGATCTGCAGATCATCATGGCCCATCCCTCGGTGCCGTGGCAGGACGAGGCGATCTCGGTCGCCACGCACAAGCACAACACCTGGATCGACCTCTCCGGCTGGAGCCCGAAGTACTTCCCGGCAGAGCTCGTGCGGGCGGCGAACTCGTTTTTGCGCGAGCGGGTCCTGTTCGGCTCGGATTTTCCCCTCATCACACCCGACCGCTGGATCGCCGACGCCGAGAAGGCCGCCCTGTTCAAGCCCGAGGTGCTGCCGGGGATCATGAAGGCCAACGCCGTACGGCTGCTGGAACTGGGCGGCTGA
- a CDS encoding SDR family NAD(P)-dependent oxidoreductase, protein MSLEGKVAIVTGSGRGLGLAYAQELARQGAAVVVNDVDENTATAAAASITDNGGRATAVVAPVGSTETAEQLVQAAVEAYGRLDILVTNAGVLRDKVLWKMNDDDFDTVVNVHLRGTFTCVRAAAAYMRENEIAGRIICIGSPAGQRGNFGQTNYSGVKAAIVGMVRTWSMELRKAGITANAVIPVAATAMTATMPYFAAAVEAEQKGEAMPPFFRHDLGFGTADDVAGLVAYLASDAAAGVTGQAIGVGGDRLQVWSHPEPVFSAYREGGWSVAALDEAFGDIIDAHRQSVGETFPPLPDELQR, encoded by the coding sequence ATGTCACTCGAGGGCAAGGTCGCCATCGTCACCGGATCGGGTCGCGGGCTGGGTCTCGCATACGCGCAGGAACTCGCCCGCCAGGGCGCGGCGGTCGTGGTGAACGACGTCGACGAGAACACCGCGACGGCGGCCGCGGCATCCATCACCGACAACGGAGGCCGCGCAACGGCCGTCGTCGCGCCGGTCGGCTCCACCGAGACCGCCGAACAACTCGTGCAGGCTGCGGTCGAGGCGTACGGACGGCTCGACATCCTCGTGACCAACGCGGGAGTGCTGCGCGACAAGGTGCTGTGGAAGATGAACGACGACGACTTCGACACCGTCGTGAACGTGCACCTGCGCGGCACCTTCACGTGCGTGCGCGCCGCCGCCGCGTACATGCGCGAGAACGAGATCGCCGGACGCATCATCTGCATCGGCTCGCCCGCCGGCCAGCGCGGCAACTTCGGCCAGACCAACTACTCGGGCGTCAAGGCCGCCATCGTGGGCATGGTGCGCACCTGGTCGATGGAGCTGCGCAAGGCCGGCATCACCGCGAACGCCGTGATCCCCGTGGCCGCCACCGCGATGACGGCGACCATGCCCTACTTCGCTGCGGCGGTCGAGGCCGAGCAGAAGGGCGAGGCGATGCCCCCGTTCTTCCGGCACGACCTGGGCTTCGGCACGGCCGACGACGTCGCCGGGCTCGTCGCGTATCTGGCGTCGGATGCCGCGGCCGGCGTCACCGGTCAGGCCATCGGCGTCGGCGGCGACCGCCTGCAGGTCTGGTCGCACCCCGAGCCCGTGTTCAGCGCTTACCGCGAGGGCGGCTGGAGCGTCGCCGCACTCGACGAGGCTTTCGGCGACATCATCGATGCGCATCGCCAGTCGGTGGGCGAGACCTTCCCGCCGCTGCCGGACGAGCTGCAGCGGTAG